In Brassica napus cultivar Da-Ae chromosome C2, Da-Ae, whole genome shotgun sequence, the sequence CAATGCTCTGCCTCATATGGTTGTTAGAAACCCTGTAAGCATCTAATTAATTTATGTTCAGTTTTTCATTATCAATGTACATACAAATGATCAGGCTGAACTAATCGGGTTTAATTAATTACTATAATGACGCAGCTACATGTATTACCAAGAGACTTTTTTGGTCTCTCGAGTTTTGGAATAGCAATGACACTATTGAAATGGTTTCCACTAAAGCTGGTGGACAATTTTCTCCTGCTTCTTGCTAATTCTTATCTTGGCAATACCGACCGGTTAGGCCTCCGACGACCCAAAACCGGACCAATTGAGCTCAAGAACGCCACCGGAAAAACTCCGGTTCTTGATGTAGGCGCCATATCTTTGATACAATCCGGTCAAATTAGAGTAAGTTTATAATCATAGTTTTCTTGTTAAATAATACTTATATAAGTCTAAACTGCTTTTAGCTAGAAAGATTAGAGATGTGAATCAAACCTAGCATCCTGATAAATGAATATAAGTCTTTCGGAAGAAAAgattaaatacttttttttcatGCACGCGTTTGTActttgtttatttaatatagCTGATTTTTatgacttttgtttttatttttctaacataAATGATTCGTCTTATGGTTTAATAACTATTAGGTGAGACATGCGGTGAAAGAATTAACAAAGAAGGGAGCAAAGTTTGTGGATGGGCAAGAAATGGAGTTCGAGTCGATAATATTAGCGACCGGGTATAAGAGTAATGTACCCGATTGGCTCAAGGTACTAAAAGCATATACTAATCATTCTTCAACATAGATCTCATATATATATGCGATGATGATGAAATTATTTGAACCAATAGCATACGCATGgaattgaaataaacttcattTTCAAGAATAACGGTGATGGTGATGGTAGAAATGATAAGGATACGAATATATTGATAGACACACACATGCAAATAAGGTACAAAGGCTATTGAATAATTGTAATAGTTTTTAGTGTTATCATTTCTCATCCATCGCTTTCTATGATACGGACGTAACACATGCAACAAAGGGAACAACATTCCAAAACTCTAATTTTATCCATGCAGAATGGATTAAAACCTTTTTTCACTATTTGAATTCcccaaaattataaatatttgtataaagaCAACAACTCTCTCGTCTTTTTCCTTGTTTTCACCGTCTTCTCTCCCTGTTTTtgtgtttatttgttttatgtAATGGAAAAAGTATAAATGATCCTTTGAAATTTACAGGAAAATAGTTTTTTCACAAAAGAAGGAATGCCGAAGACGCCGTTTCCTAACGGATGGAAAGGAGAGAATGGACTCTACACTGTGGGTTTCACGAAGAGAGGGCTCTTGGGTACGGCATTTGACGCCGTTAAGATAGCAGAGGATATAACCGACCAGTGGATGAAATCTAATGGTCCGTTGAGTGCTAGTAACATTTGTAGTTCTTGTATCATCCACTTTCATTTCAATAAATCATAATAAATGGTtaccttttgttttgttgttgttctcatttttttattcatttctcTGTTTTCTATCCTTGCATGATCTCGGATTGTAGCAGTTACGATGATTTTCCAGCTACATGTATCATAAATTGCTCTTAAAAATCTCTTTAAATTATGGGTAAAATTGATGTGATATAGGTtctgaattatgtttttgttatttaatttaacAAATTCAGACTATCAATAACACGTTTCATGTTTTTCCGTTTCAGAAAATtacaaatgtattattttttagtatttatcaCATAtctatatacattttataaccgaggacttaaaaaaaaactatcattgAAACCGTAGTTACTGTGATCAACATTTAACTTTTGTTTCGCTTTTTCCATATAAAAAATCATAGTATATCAACATTTGAAAATGATAGTTTATCTTGTGTGATTTTTTACATAACCTTCTTTTGGATATGCTTATTAAATTAACCGAGATttgaatttaaaacaaaaattatcagTCGTGTGTTTTACTTCAATTATACGTAAACAGTTGAACATATGATACAAATCTACATTAGTACTGTCAGTTTTTATAAATTGGAAATATAGGTATATGATTTGGCCATTATTTTGACATATGGGATGTGTGGACTGTGAGTAAGTGCCGAAAATAATGACTGTTCgttaatgatttaaaaattattttgaaaatggtCAATACTGTTCagttaatatgaaattttactatattttttttaaaaaatatttttattcataggTTGTCCACGAGGACGACAATGATAGAGCTCTGACGGATTTTGGATCATCTCGTACGAGAACTATCAGACAAGATCTTCTTACGTCATGCTAGTATGCCAATATACATTATGTGCATAACTGGGTATCTGTGCTTCGTATAGACGTATAGTTATAAAGGCACCATACGTCATATCACCAGATGGGTTAAAATTTAGTTAGAAAGCAACATTTAATGAGAAAAGATTGATAGTTTTTGGGGAAAGGTTTGAAAGTTGTGATGATTATTAAATGATAGTTTAACAAAGTCAAGTATCAGTACTGAGTCCAAATGTTCACATGAGACTCGCGAATGTGCCTActgatgttttcttttttctttttttgtaaaaaagtgTCTACTAATGTTTCCACGTATTTATTTTGGCtcaataaaaaattctttaaaatggTTATTGtctgttttgaaaaaaattatatgaaatttctacttatttaatatattatgatCATTAAATATTCtgcattatttttattattgatgAAGATAGATGGAATATGATTGAGAACCTTGATTATAAAACCAATTAGTATTGAAATTTAGTCAAGAATAATCTGAAGATATCTCAGTGGTATGTTGCTTTAATGAGCAGCTTGACCTCCGCTCACAAATTTTATGCAAAAACCTAATAGTAAGAGTTTATGTCATCTAaattaagttcaaaaaaaaaaagagtttatgtCATCATCGTCTGTGTTTATCACGTAGGCTTGAAATGAGAAGGACCTTTCACTATCTCTCTACCTCTTTTGATTCCCTCTgtcttcttgtttttcttcttgtttatcaaacatttattttgttcttttagCAACGTTGTTTTTGTTGAATATACGTCTATAGTTTTGGATCCATATGTTTACATGTTGAATATACGTCTACCACTGATACGACAAGTCTATGTTAGAGATGTATATATGGTATCACGTGATTGAATTTTAGTAGGATTCGAtattatatagttgtaaataCACATATACGTGGAGCCAAAGGTGGGTGGGGCATTCAGTTATTTGCCTTCGGTTGGTTGATTACTTCGTCTTTTAATTTGTAAACCATGCAattttctttctatatatattttattctaaaataaaataattctattATAAAGTATTCTTAGCTAATGGTATAAAACTAACTTTTTCATCTAAGATTGTCTCTTAATTTGTACCTTTTTTGCGGAGCCATGAAGAAAATACGAAGAGATTTGCAGACCAAGGGTGAAGGAGATTTGCTTCATTACGGACAATAAATACACTAGACCAGAAGTAATTACCATTCAGACTACACTGGTGATCAAGTCCTTAGTATCAGACGTTGGGCTTTGTTTCTTTGCTAGTTTTGTCTGTCTGTTTTTCTGTTTTGTGGCGTTTGTGATTTTAAGCCCATTTCTTATTCACATTTAGGTACCTTTTAACTTTAAGTAATGTTATAGAATTTTGTTATTACATTTCTACATCTATTCACCACCTTGCAAGATTCTGTATATTTCAGAGCTCATGTAAAACGAATATAgtcaaaaacaataatatatgatacttgttTCATGCCTGGATTGTTGTGTTATTCATATGGGAACGTTTAGATTTATCTGAGTTTTGGTTAGCAAGTGATGATGACCCCTTAGATTCACATATCTAAAATGGCAAAatagagaggaagaagatagTGCAAATAGGCTGAGTTAAGATGGGGAAGAAGCAGCCATGCTTTGGTACACAAATGGTTTTAGCTGGGCTGGTAATCTGGTATtcactggcttcttcttctttttttggtcaagTCACTGCTTCTCTAAGATCCCTTCTTTAACAAGACCCCCAAACAAGAAGCAATGACCCAAACATGCTGGGGGCTGTAGCCAGGCCCCCAGCTACAAAAAAAGTAGCTCCCAGCAAGAACATAAGTCACTTGACCAAAACAATTCACTTAGTAACCTCTTTTACTGTTTTACTTTTACATGAAGCATTACAAATGATATAGCGGCTTATAAGAAAGTGTGTTACATGAGAAAGAGAATAGTCATGTAAGGACATGTTTTAGGTTATAAGAAGTTGTTCATATTAGTAGATTTTGTCGAACGGTGTAGGTTGCGTGTTAGCTAAGGAACcctgatttcaatttttttttttttaatctttcctTGCTGAAAAATCATCTCAGTTCCATACTTTTCATCTTCTCATGTTAATTTGTGATACCAACAGCTAAAACACGTTTTAGCGTGACTGCTAAACCCAAATGATAAATTCAAAatgattttggttcggttcggttctgaAAGAAATTGATTGTCCGGTTCGTTTCCAAACCTAATCCAAAAAACATAACTTTTGAAAACACTGTCCCTACTCGTGGGCCATGTGACAGAATAAAAAGAACTATGGCCTAACTCTCTGTCAAAGGCCAGAGACCATATGGGCCCACTGTCCCTTATAGGCTTTTCCATTATTTCATCAATCACCGTAAGATGCTTATAAGATCAACGGCTCATCTCTCCCCACGTTCCCATCTCATCTGCCTTTGGATCCTCACATTTCCTCAAGGCTCATTATCCTCCACGATTCACTCTTTACAACGGATCAAATTCTATAATGGACCACTTgcatctgaaaaaatctattatGGACCCCTTATAATTTGAATTTCTTTtagaattaaatttaatatgaaaAGTCAGCAAAATGTCCATCAAACCTAAAAACTTTAACTTATTTACCAACCCAACCAACTAAATCCGAACCCAAACTCAATACCCAAAACCCGGCCCATATtcatttaactttaaatatttaaaattatttttatcagttGTAccagttgtactagttgtacagTTATATCAGTTGTACAGTTATACCAGTTGTACAGTTAtcagttgtactagttatacagTTATATCAGTTGTACTAGCAGTACTAATTGTACATTTGAACTAGTTATACAATTTATAATAGCTGTGGCATTGTTGTTTTTAAATAGAAAGTGTAAAACAccgattataataatatttgagttttaagaatttttttcatatcCGACCTGGATTCGTGGTTAAATCAATAGACCCGATACATTATACATAATCCGGTtcatatttaatgaaaaaaaaacgttaattaaaaattagataGAGCCCggtaaaaatccaaaaactcactattaacccgctaaaaacacaaaatatctgatagtatttttttaaaaaaattgatggaattactcatatattttttaacattacaTAAATTTGTGATTCTTTagaatattatgaaattttattaagttatccaaataaaaaatgaaaatataaaaaagcttattgatatgaaaatattagtttattttcgttattaataacctattataagtttgtatttatagtttagatttaaaaattgatcTGGAAGTTGAGTTAAAAAATCCTTAAAAAAGAATGGATCCTTACGATAAATCCCTAAATACTTTggaagtttccttaaaaatctcaaTCACCATAGCGGCTGATCCAATTGAGAAAgctgatttagataaaaaaaatctccaaaattcACTCTTCCCTGCATGCATGTCTCAAAGAGCCATCCAACCAACTCTGGATTTTATCAATAGAAATATACTTTCACCGAGAAAACAAAAGATGATGCATAAGCCATCACAAGTCGaaaaagaatatattatttaacaaaataaatcattttaatcaaataattttgttaaaattacatttaattagtaaatgatataaatcagtagttttaaatgatatatatttttgaataacttcTTAAGTTGAGactaattttttgtaaaatgaactgatgcaaataatttatatttttacatcaaTTACTAAATGAATTGTTGTAAATTATGTGTATCATCACTTTCAGAGTCACTTTATAATTGTACCGACtgtacatagttgtactagtttttgagTTGTAATGGTTTGTGCATAGTTGTACTTTGACagtgaaattgaaaaaaaatagttgtaccacattaaaaataaatatacccCGGTTGTATTACTTCTATATGTTTAACTATCTGATATCACATATAATTgaatcataaattttgttaaaatgcaTTCGGTgtatgttttcaaaaatatagtgGACAAACATGTAAACAAACCCTTAAAATATAAGGTGGAACATGGAAACTTATGAGATATTGTAAATAATTGccaaaaaacatttaaaaaataaaattgttaggAGAGACCATTATAAACACACACTAATTTGGTCATTTGACTACTTTTTGCATAAACAAATAATGACAAGTGATAATGATATATATGAatggtacaactagtacaactactCGAGGTCAGTGTTCAACCACAATGTTTAAAACATGATACTTGTTTAAAACGTAATACACATTTAAACAATactaaataaaacaataaatagtTGTACCAGTTTTCTAGTTATACCGACGatacatagttgtactagttttttagttgtaccagtttgtgcatagttgtactttggcagtaaaatctaaaaatattagttgtacCTCATAATAAATACAATTACCTTAGTTGTACCACTTCTTTATGTTTACATGACATTGCCCGGTTACAATGAAATCATCAATTTCGTATAAATacatttcatgtatgttttccaaaaattatgtaGACAAATaagttaacaaaccttaaaagtataaggtagatcaTGTAAACTTATGAAATTATGCAATAATTGTTTTtccaaaatttcaaataaattaagaGAAACTTTTTGAATACATACCAATTGGGAATGAGATTGTTTTCTCATGTAGAATGccaaatttattttatcaatttctgAATGTCAAATTTGTACCAGTTGTACCAGTAATACTcatctaatatataataaaagtatATCAATTGTTTATATATCTAGTTTTAGGGCTTTTACTAATACTTTCACatgtaaaaatatgtttgatgtttgtaaagataaatcaaatatattcataaaaGTTATAGTTACATATGTTACGTAAATGATAatcattaaattattttgtttttgtgtctTTAGCATAAATGCAGTCACGTAAAACATTGGGAGTGTCGTGccgataaataaaatattatgttcttTGTTTAATCATCAGAagtagatgacaaaaaaaaaaatcatcagaaGTGAaagtaagaaaacaaaataaaaggttGAGACTTTATTAAGTAACAAGCCGGATGTATTGACTTTGACAGACTATAAAATCTCATAGATAATTTCATAAGCTGGTAAGCCAACACTGATCACTTAGCTGCTTTTACTAGACCTGTCATCTTTCATATCTTTTGAGATTATAAGTACTTTACTCTCCAAAACATCTTTAAACTTCCTACATTCCACAGAGAGACCATCCAATTGCTGCAGATTTCAATACACATCATAAGTTAAAAACGCAAAAGGccactttaatttttataagaattttCAGTGAAGTGTTTATCTCGAGAGGCTTAACATCAAAACTCTGACTGATCCCACTCTTATTGAAGATGTATCTTTGACAGAGCTCAGTCTTGGTATAGGACCTGAAAAAGCTGTTGATTCAGCTTCCATTTCTCAATACTTAGGCCTTGAAAGCAAGATTTTTCATGCATGTCGAGTATGCTATACTCGTCTTTGACACAAGGGATCACCAGAGGTCACATAAGAGAGATGAGGGAAAAGTGACGGATAGAGAACTTAGAGAGGACAAGCTGTGGTGGTGAATCGTAGTGTGGTGAAGGCACATGGGTTCAGTGAAGATTTCAAGCTCTGGTCTTGGAAGAGAGAAGGCCACGGTGGATAAAGAGCTTCATCCACGATGCAGATGTCATGGAGTCGAATACATGCTGAGCACCGAAGCTGTTGGGATCGCTGGGATCGATGTCTCAATCAGGTTTGGTTGTGGCTCACCAAACCGGCGGAGGAGTTGGAGAATAAAGCTGAGAAGAGGTTGTGGCATCAGAGCTCAAGATAAAGCAAGGGATGTCACGAGTTTTGACGCCATTTAACATGGTGGATAACAAGCTTCATCTTTGATGCCGATGCAGTGGAACATGGTTGAAGACGATGAGTAGTAGAAGAAAAGACGCAGagaatgaggaagaagaaaaccctACGCCGGCgaccacaattttttttaattttgtgtttttaattttattttaatttagtttcatTAAGGGTGTTAAAGTAATTTACATGATAGAGGTCCatacagattttttttggatGCTGTAGATTATTTTTTGACCTTTTGGTCCATATGAGATTTTGGTCCCTTTACAACCGTCAGATCCACCTCCCATCTAACGGCTGTTACCAAACTAATCTATAATTCCTTCCCGACATGACTCGCAACTAGAACTTCTTGTCACTTCTGTAAAATTCCCAAGTCCCGCCTCTTTTCTTCGATTCTTCATCACCAGCTTCcgacacactctctctctctctctaaagaaaATGCAGGAGCAAGCGACAAGCTCTTTAGCTGCAAGCTCTCTACCGTCAAGCAGCGAGAGATCATCAAGCTCTAATCCGCATTTGGAGATCAAAGAAGGTACCTTTTCGATCATGCATTGGTTTCCTCAAATTAGGACAGCAACTTTTTGTCTGCCCGACAAAAAAAACCTCGAGatctgttatttaaaaaaagatcTCTCCTTTTGATTTTTTCGTTTCAGGAATCGAAAGCGATGAGGAGATACGGCGAGTACCGGAGTTCGGAGGAGAAGCTACCGGAAAAGAAGCCTCTGGATCGGCGAACGGTCAGGACAGGACACAGATAGCTGTCGGAGAAGGTCAGAGGAAGCGAGGGAGGACTCCGGCGGAGAAAGAGACCAAGCGGCTAAAGaggttttacattttttttttaccattgaCGGTTAAAaggtaaataataaaataataagtgtgaTGGGGGGCTGTTTGGTAATTGTATAGGTTGTTAAGGAACAGAGTGTCAGCACAGCAAGCAAGAGAGAGGAAGAAAGCTTACTTGGGTGAGTTGGAGACCAGAGTGAAAGACTTAGAGAACAGAAACTCTGAGCTTGATGAGAGACTCTCTACTTTGCAGAACGAGAACCACATGCTTAGACAGGTACAACGTTGATTTTAATCTGACAATGTGTATGATTTGATCAGCCTTAGGATCTATTCATCAGATAGAttagtaaatttaaaaactaaggAGCTAATTCACAAATGTATGTAGAATCTTTAATGGTTCTTGGAATGATTATTCACTGTGATCTAATGGAATCTTTGGTTCTTTGTtatgtttgttgtttttttgataattttttgggTTGTGTTTTGGTGAATGCAGATTCTGAAGAACACAACAGGAAAcaagagaggaggaggaggaggaggtggttcTAACGCTGATGCTAGCCTTTGATCTCcttttgttcttgttcttttGCTATTTATGTGGATAAAATTTTACAGGGAAttgtattaataaattattgtacaatttttatatttgcaatGGGATGTGACTTGTGAGATAGTATTATAGAGTTATCTTGTAAtcgtta encodes:
- the LOC125581404 gene encoding probable indole-3-pyruvate monooxygenase YUCCA4, translating into MNSCLEAEHSPIFVNGPIIVGAGPSGLSVAACLSNRGVPSVILERTDCLASLWQKRTYDRLKLHLPKHFCELPLMKFPKNFPRYPSKQQFISYIESYAARFNIKPVFNQPVEKAEFDVVSCLWKVKTQDAVYTSKWLVVATGENAEPVVPDIPGLKNFTGPVVHTSAYKSGSEFANRKVLVVGCGNSGMEVCLDLCRYNALPHMVVRNPLHVLPRDFFGLSSFGIAMTLLKWFPLKLVDNFLLLLANSYLGNTDRLGLRRPKTGPIELKNATGKTPVLDVGAISLIQSGQIRVRHAVKELTKKGAKFVDGQEMEFESIILATGYKSNVPDWLKENSFFTKEGMPKTPFPNGWKGENGLYTVGFTKRGLLGTAFDAVKIAEDITDQWMKSNGPLSASNICSSCIIHFHFNKS
- the LOC106383518 gene encoding transcription factor HY5; the encoded protein is MQEQATSSLAASSLPSSSERSSSSNPHLEIKEGIESDEEIRRVPEFGGEATGKEASGSANGQDRTQIAVGEGQRKRGRTPAEKETKRLKRLLRNRVSAQQARERKKAYLGELETRVKDLENRNSELDERLSTLQNENHMLRQILKNTTGNKRGGGGGGGSNADASL